The following DNA comes from Anastrepha obliqua isolate idAnaObli1 chromosome 1, idAnaObli1_1.0, whole genome shotgun sequence.
gttatgtgcatttttttccttAACACACTTGTCCACAAAgtgcttgtaaaaataaattctttaaaaggccataaaaaaatatgagtaaaatTATTGCGCGCTTATAATTATGCAACAGGGAGTACTTAATAGTAGTTTTTATTTACCTTTAAAACATGCGACCCGATGTCCCCAACACATTTgactgaaatgaaattaaactcgttttttcagaatatttttttttatttaattaaacatAAACAAATAGTACACAAGAAAGGAAAATGAAGTGAGTGCAGTGAGCTATGCGCACTttacaaattaacaaaatgaaataaatttaaaaaatacaaaatgtaagtAATAGTAATTTGATACATATCCGCAAAGTGCAAGAGGAACGAGACAATACGgattaataataacaaaacaataacaataataatgataaaaaataagtagacatttaaaaatatttttatttgtatttatatttctatCCACACACAAGCGAATGTCATTTATACAAATGGAGCGATGTCAGTGGTTTATTTAAGCTATAATACGAAATTGAGCACAAAAAAGCAGCAGCTAGCTCCAAAGCGAAAGCATGAGAAAGCCGCGGAACGCAACCGTATCCGTACATCCGTTCTACCCTAGCACTAATCTCAAGTACGAGTAAATTTGATCAGCCCGCCGAGCAACCTAATCAATGTTAAGTTGTCGGAAGGTACCCTCTACGCCAAACAGATCATCGGTAGTCTTCGGCGAGCCGGGACGCAAAGCTTCGTTGGCCTTTTTGTCCTCTTGGCTCTTGAACCATGGTGTGTATTCTTCCAACTTCTTCTTCCACTGTTGGTTCAATTCAACTACCGAACCGGCTTTGCCGCCGTATTCGTTGGGCAACAAATCGCGTGGCACCGCCTTGTACAAACTTTCCATGTTGCTGTGGAAGGTGATACGGTTGCGGATCTTCTCCTTAACAAATGGACGCACAAAGTTGAAGATGGTGTCTACCAATGGCGAGATGTTGAATACATGTACCTCTTTCACCTTCACTGGGTACGCCTCTTGCACAGCAATGAGGAATTTCTTAATCACAGTTGGCGTGAATTTGGCAAAATGATGAGCTGAAGCGAGTGTGGCATCAACAATGAAAATGTCGCCAGCAATGCCGACTTTCTCCTCCAGCAGACGAATGTCGCCGATCATGAGCGCCACTTTGGCGGCATCGTTAATGTGGTTCGCTTGGAAGTCGACATCAATGCCACGCACGAAAGTAATACGGCGACCATTGGGTGTGAGGCCGGGCAGAGTGGGGCAGTGTCTAAAAGAGGAAGATGgaggaatattttttaagaataaagaAGGTTTCGCATTACACAAACCACACTTACAAATAATCCAACACCATGGCTAGTTCAGGTCGATTAATATCACGATTGGCGAAAAATTCCGGCACAGCATTGCGCATAGTATAGTACATGTCCAGCTTCTTTTTCACCTTCTCTAAGCTGAATTTGCAGCCACGCAAGAATGTAGCTAAACGGCCATCATCCATATCCTTGGGCAGGTGCGGTTGTGTGTCCAACCATTCGCGTATGAGTTTGATGTCACGATCGATGTCCGATTGATTTTCGGGTTCGCGCAGTTCCTCGCGAATGGTGATGCGTTGTTGGGGTGTGGGCTGAACGAGCATCATCTGAAAGAGGGAAGAGGTGGGTGGTGTAAAGTTAGATAagtaaatttaagatttttttgtatttatttttatatgtaattagGGATTTctcaaaacaattaattaattccaacaattttcacctttataatatataatacttcAATATTCGTGAGTGTTATAgactctattttatttatatttctgataCAGTGAGGCCGCTGTTGATTAAATAGTAGACCTGGAAAGCTTAAAATTGGTGATCTTCGATTTAACTAAACTAAGCCACAAAAACAGCACAAACACCTGATATCCACATTGTAGTATCTTAGTTTTACCAGCACCTACCGCACCTAGACTGCGAACTATTCtagaaaatcatttgttttcACTTAGCCAATAAAACAAATGGTCGACATTTTTATGGAGAAAACACCCAACAGTATgagaaaaatagttgaaaacaccaacacaatttttcatttttttcaaattcaatgggatttaaaaCTGTATAGtatattcgaaattttgactaaaaacttaaaaattctgACGAAAAAGATTGAAATTTCAATGTAAATTGTTTGAACCTTTTTTTGAAATCtgcacaaagtttaaaacttggaCTTATATGGCTTTTGCagaagaatgaaatatattttctcaaaaaaaaaaaaaacaaaaatacgaaaattaaactagaaacaaaaaaaaatgtttatcttgtCGTTAAGTCCCAAAGTTATCAAACGCACTGAAAACGAACTAAACTGAATATGAAAGAtcagaaatacatacatttaaattttgagGATAAAAAGTAGCCGATGTCGTGTTCAGAAAATTCTTTTACTTGCACGTTTATGTGTTCCGCGGGTTATCGGAAGCAGTCGGACAAAGTGTAGTGagtttttgccatgaaaagttttaaaagatGCGTCTTTTCAGTTTCACGTGATTATTACTGTACCAACTTTTCTGCCAACATAATTGCATATGTGAATGAACTAAaagcaatataaaaattaacagcATCAAGAGGAAAAAACTCACAAGTGACCTTCATAAtgttaaaataacaaatttacgCGTTGAAGTCCGCACAAGATTACAACAGAGTTTGTCCTGCATACACTCTGTGACAGTGTCTGCAGACGTGTTGCGCAATATTCATTATTGGGGTCGTACAACCGCATACGGCAAAGTGTTGTAAGAAGTTTTTCAACAATGAATGGcttaaactgaaataaatatttgcatgtttttgcttaaataataaaacgttcagaaaaagaGTGAGAAATACTATGTTGGCAaccaaagaagaaaaataaacaggAGATGTACAAATGAGCGCCCATACATACGtagctacatatgtacatttgcccAAATTCACATACGCATATACGTAAATGAAAACGTTTTATAAAACTTAGCTAAGTTAAGCGGCGTGTTAGCTTTGACGTCGATAAACATTTCCGTCGACTGGTAAGTAGACCTGTGTTTTCTTTAGAACAGAGTTCAGTTGCATGCTGGTAGTTCTTCTATGATATGGTAATTATGCTTTTTAGTTTAAACTGAATGCAGCTGCCCGTT
Coding sequences within:
- the LOC129249808 gene encoding alpha-tocopherol transfer protein-like, yielding MMLVQPTPQQRITIREELREPENQSDIDRDIKLIREWLDTQPHLPKDMDDGRLATFLRGCKFSLEKVKKKLDMYYTMRNAVPEFFANRDINRPELAMVLDYLHCPTLPGLTPNGRRITFVRGIDVDFQANHINDAAKVALMIGDIRLLEEKVGIAGDIFIVDATLASAHHFAKFTPTVIKKFLIAVQEAYPVKVKEVHVFNISPLVDTIFNFVRPFVKEKIRNRITFHSNMESLYKAVPRDLLPNEYGGKAGSVVELNQQWKKKLEEYTPWFKSQEDKKANEALRPGSPKTTDDLFGVEGTFRQLNID